A stretch of DNA from Toxotes jaculatrix isolate fToxJac2 chromosome 15, fToxJac2.pri, whole genome shotgun sequence:
CTAAAGCTAAACATCTGTCCCAGGAGTCAGCCAGAGTTAGTTGCTGCTGTAGTAGATGATGTATACATATTTATAtcattttcagtgtgaaatatATTTCATGTAATTACTTGTAATTTTAATGTTAACTGCCAGGCATACTGTACCTTTCCTGTAGgttttcctgctgttgtttGCCAACAACTGCAGGCAAGGCTGAGAAACTGCcacaaaacacaagagaaatgaGATGAACAAGAGATGTTTTTTAATAAACCCTGCACATTTCCTATTCCAATGAATGTCTCTTTTGTCCATTCTGTTGGCTCCAGTTTTCCTTTTCGAATGAAATTTCAAAACTGCGTCAGCACTCAGCTGCAGTATAAACAATGGTGCCCTGTAAACCCCAGGAAGTATTAAATTGCTCATCCAGATGGTGAGCACGTTCACACTGTCAGTTAACTGATATCAAACTTGCTTTTAATATAGTTATCACCAAAGCTGATGAGTACTTCACACTTGGCTGTTAGTTtatttgacagtgttttttttgggggggggggggggggtggcattTGCTTTACTTTTCAAGGGTCTAAAGGTAGAGAGTGTGTACAGATTGTAAAGCCTTCTGAGGCAAATTTCTGATTttgagctatataaataaacttgacaGGTATAGGAAATATCATAACAATAAGAAATGAAGACCTTAATCACCACATTGAACAAGAGAAATGGAATTagtcacatactgtatttgaAAGTGAACCAAAACACTTGTATCATAAATTTTTCAACAAATGTCAGGCTCAGGTGCAATGTGTACTTACTTGACGTCTCTGTTCCAGTCACcattcttctcttcctcctcatgtGGGTCAAAGTATGCTGAGACTCAGTTTGGTGAAGGGGCTCTTGGCTGCTTCTCTGGCCACCAATATTCTCAGTCTGCACAGACAGAATACAGTCCTTAGAATCACAAGTACTGCAAGTGAAATGCAATGTCTTGTATGTCTTCACAGCCCTATGCAAATgaggtgtttgttgttgtgtcccAAAGGACTGGTTGCCTCTTACCTGGCCCCTATGCACGGCCTCTtgtccctcttctctcctgcgACAGACCTCTAATTTGAGTCCCTCTACCTCAGCTCTGAGAGCCATCAGTTGGTAAAGGGACAAAgctgaaaaagaggaggaggtgacagCAGCTAGTGTCAGCAGGAAAACCGGCCAGGACAGCCTCCCTTCACCTGTCCGTTGTCCAGTCCCAGGCTTCACACCTGCCAAGACTGCCATTGCAGGGCCCATACAATTCCAGAAAGCTCACACTGGCAGCATGACTGGTGTCACGTCTGAACTACGATGCCTCTCTTCTAACAGACTTGGCTTCGGAATGTTGGATGTTTGCGTCTGTCATCAAGTTTCATCCAGTTCTTCCAGCTTTCCCTCAGTTCCTCGCTACAGGCTCCACTGTCTCTCTTAACTTGCTTTTATCCTCCTGTGGCCGGTTTTACTTAAGTCAGAGGGACTACGcagaacaaatactgtacaaaaaaacaGCTTCCCCTCTATTCTTCCGCTCAGCTAACCACATTCAGCTTCCTGCCTGACCAACAGCCCCTACAAGCCTCTATCCCCTTTCTCTTCGTCTTGCTCCTccaaaatgataaaacacagcGCTTCTCCACATTGTATCAAATAAACTATGCGATCATCTTTTGGCAGTCTGGCAAGGAAAACGAGGGGGGTGATTTCAGACTAAAAAAGAGACATTACATTTGAATTTCACATGAAAGGAGCCAACCCGCAGTGAAAGAAGGAAGTGCAAAAATTACTTCAACTTTGAATGGAAACATAACAACAAAACTAACTACATTTCTCAGAATATAAAAAGTGAAGTGACAGCAAGTTACATACGTCAGTTCGGAATTGTATCATTAAAAAAGCTtgtttacaacaacaacaacaaaaatcaaacaagccATTTTAATGTATCAATTTATTGCATGTTACAGTACAGAAAatagaaagtgaaaatgtgtgctTACAAAAGAAGTTGTCAACATTGTTTTcgaaatagaaaagaaaaacaactttgaaACTGAAAGTCACTCAAACTGACTGCTTCATACTGAAGATAAAGATGAATCATTCAGATGTCTAACTGTTCAGATGTCCCATCAATGTTTCTTCAGTGTGGAGTTACTGTAagtcagtggttctcaaactttcTCCGGCATGCCCCATTTACTTATGCTTTCCCcaatgcacatttttttttttttaatcaatcatAAACAATGAGAGCTGAAGCAACTAACTAAAAAGGATCCAGGTTGAATTTTAGTGAAATAAAGGTCAGCATGGCAGCATCAGCAAACTCCTGTTGACTTTTCCTACATAAATCATGTTCATTCAATTTAGTTTCACTCAACCCAGGGGGTCCTGGCCCACCAGTCCaccagtttgagaaccacttcTGTAAGTTATGGTAGATATACACAAAGTATGTCAACACTATGCAGGTTCATTACAGAAATTTGTCGAGACTCAACATAATCACATGCCAGCTTGCAAATGTAACTAGTAAATTCCAAATGATACCAACACTTTGAATTGCATTCATTCCACTCTATTCACAACTGTATGACCATACAAAAATATGTTCCACAGTGCATTCACACGGGACCTGgcaaatgatttttatttataaaaaacaaaaagacattcaGTTTGAGTCCATCTCTTTTCATCAACAGGGTGTTGGACGATACATTTGGCTAGGATAAAAACTCCAATATtctattaattattaaatttgCTTTAGGCTAGCcaccaaaacaataaatgacAACAAGTTCCCACATCTATTCTTGAGTGAAGAAATGTTATGATGCAAACTAACAGCAGAAGTGTGTAAAGCAAAGCATGTGAAACAAAATGAGTGTATATTAACATGGTTGAATTCAGATTGCACAATGTGCACTCCAAATGTGTAAAGGGATAAAAAACTGAATGCATCTAACTCAGCTTATGGATtcaatataatacaaaaatgtcTGAAACTGTTCAGTGccactggtggaaaaaaaatgtcacacaaaagggagaaaagacTGTCTATACATTATTTGTTATAAAGCACGCTTGTTAATttaagaccacaatttacattCATAGTAGCCTTTAGACAATTTCACTGTtatcacactgacacaaacaaatttgGTCTTTTCGTGCTCTTAAATTTTGTTTAGCGTTCTGTTTACGAACAGTATCAAATATGGCTAAGATCTGTTGAGTGTATTCAAATGGCTTTGATACCACTGCAGTGCAGTGTGCTGCATTAGATAACAGTGTTTTAATCATCAAGCTCTGCTCCACCCCCTGGAAGACATGCGGGAAAGGTTAATTAACTCATTAAAAGCCCTCCAAGTGAGTAAAGCCATTTTGCCACATAAGCATGGGGAGAGATGATAATAGCTAACAAATAATTACAACATttgatcaaaacaaaaaagctcacattttattttcagttcttAAGAAAGTTTCAGGTTTTTTCAAGACTATCTTAATACAAGACTCAAATGCCTGTGTATGTTGAAAGAGCAACTGGTCTCTGCAATCATTCTTCCTGTCAGTACTGGCAGTTAAGAAATCCCTCCCAAAAGTGTAAGAGAAGGGGGACAAAGTCCACAGTGCTCTATCAGTGTAAAATTTCATTCTAAAATCCAGTTCCAAGTTAATATGCTGCTTTATCAGTCTGAAGTAGATAACTTGTGTGGAAAGTATGTTTGAAAGTTAGTCTTGTTTTCCTCCATATTCACTTGTTTTGTGTTAGACTGACAAAACCTCATATTATCTTAGGAAATTATCTCTTCATGGTCAGTATCAACTCCAACCATTAATTCTTCCAGTGTACATAAAAACAAGTATTATAGTGCTGTACTAAGATAGACTGAAAGAAATCTAAACCCATTCTTTAATAACAAACCACACACGGAGCAAATGCTGCTTATCAAACCACAGGAGCAAAAGTTGCTCAATAGCAACTCATTCAAGAATAAACACTATCCTGTGTGCTAGTTGTGTTTTAACATGACACAGTAACAGAGAGAATATCTTGTAGCTTATCTCAATCGCACTTAAACAGAAGCAGTTTGACAGGAAATAAGATGTCAAGAACTTATTTTTAAAGGCAGAAGGATCACGTGCCACCTTATCTTAGTGACCGCTTCATCTCAGTCAGTCAAcaacaaattattttaatgcTACTGCGCCAGACAAAATTTTCGAgggtatatataaatattaatcacTACAATGTCAAGACATGCTAAGCTGCTGCAAGTACTCAAAAAAGTACGCCAAAAGGtccagagccaaaaaaaaaaaaaaaaaacatccttatGCCCCTCCAAGTATTGCTcattatttatacatatatagtTTTGTATGTTAGAGGTGTCATTTTAATTATAGTAGTAATCAATTTTCACTTAACCATGGTTCTTGTATGGTCATTATACTATGTGCAACTGTTTCATTGattcatttaattcatttcagCAGACCCATAACAGCAAATTCTTCTGTGGTTGTGATGTCTTGCATTGTGGGCATGTATGCTCTGGCTTCATTCGTAAGAGGTCATAAATACATGCATTCATAGCTGCAACAAAAAAGATCCCAGGAGGACATTGTTACCCTCCCTTAAAACCTTGAAATAGTCAAATCATTTCACAAATGTTAAATTTACAGaaagagtaaaacaaaataaaaatgcagaaaaaaagcataGAAAATGTACATTCTTTCCAAAATTTAATTAGTCCCTCAAATCAATTTCCTTTACCTTTACAGCTGTCACATTATCGCACCCATAACCTGCAGACAACAGTCAATccctgactgttttttttttttttttttcagataatgGTGACACTAGCTGAGGGTTGAGTACTCTCCTCGTGGGCGTGGCTCTTCAGCAGGTCTTTCATGAACTGCTCCAAAGCAGCGAAGTAGCCCTGACACTGCCACGTGTCATTGTGTGTTCCCTCTGGAAAGATGGCCAGGCGTTTAGTCCGCGCAGGAGATAACTCATACAGTTGTTTCATCATAACTGGTGGGATGAGCTGGTCTGACAGACCAGATACAAACAGCGAGGGCATGCGGCACAGCGCCACCTGCCGATAGGACAGGAACTGATTCCTATAGCACCACAAGGGCAGCAAGCGCATAGGCAAGAAGGAGAAGAGCGTTGCTGCCATGTGGGGAATGCTAAGGAAGGTGTTTTCAACAATAATGGCTGCTACACGGTGAGGGTTGACCGATGCCAAACGCACAGCCACAGCACCTCCTAGTGATCGGCCAAAGAGTACTATCTTTGTCTTGTCCAGATCAGGACGGGTCATGACATAGTCCAGTGTAGCCTCTGCATCCAGGTACAGCCCATCCTCACTGGGCTCACCCTCACTCTTTCCATAGCCACGATAGTCCACCAGCACTACATTGGCTTTCAGATTGACTAGCATCAGTAGGGCGTTC
This window harbors:
- the tnfsf13b gene encoding tumor necrosis factor ligand superfamily member 13B isoform X1, with protein sequence MGPAMAVLAGVKPGTGQRTGEGRLSWPVFLLTLAAVTSSSFSALSLYQLMALRAEVEGLKLEVCRRREEGQEAVHRGQTENIGGQRSSQEPLHQTESQHTLTHMRRKRRMVTGTETSISQPCLQLLANNSRKTYRKEFALEPYTGIPWQTGLRRGSALEAEGDSILVREEGFFFVYSQVYYMDSTFAMGHVVIRRKRIVVGDEPQYVILFRCIQNMNPVYPYNTCYTGGIVKLEIGDHLELLIPRSTANVSLDGDSTFLGAVKLA
- the tnfsf13b gene encoding tumor necrosis factor ligand superfamily member 13B isoform X2, which codes for MGPAMAVLAGVKPGTGQRTGEGRLSWPVFLLTLAAVTSSSFSALSLYQLMALRAEVEGLKLEVCRRREEGQEAVHRGQTENIGGQRSSQEPLHQTESQHTLTHMRRKRRMVTGTETSISQPCLQLLANNSRKTYRKGIPWQTGLRRGSALEAEGDSILVREEGFFFVYSQVYYMDSTFAMGHVVIRRKRIVVGDEPQYVILFRCIQNMNPVYPYNTCYTGGIVKLEIGDHLELLIPRSTANVSLDGDSTFLGAVKLA
- the abhd13 gene encoding protein ABHD13, yielding MEKPWRLWGAIERCTLTLASWSWGACRVSLLALILTFHLYGGFFLLALILASVAGILYKFQDVLLYFPDQPSSSRLYVPMPTGIPHENVYIRTKDGVKLNLILLRYTGGDTPPGVTPGNQSSPTSSAPPTILYFHGNAGNIGHRVPNALLMLVNLKANVVLVDYRGYGKSEGEPSEDGLYLDAEATLDYVMTRPDLDKTKIVLFGRSLGGAVAVRLASVNPHRVAAIIVENTFLSIPHMAATLFSFLPMRLLPLWCYRNQFLSYRQVALCRMPSLFVSGLSDQLIPPVMMKQLYELSPARTKRLAIFPEGTHNDTWQCQGYFAALEQFMKDLLKSHAHEESTQPSASVTII